The Gemmatimonadales bacterium DNA window GAAACCCCGCCCGTTAGGAGGCTCGCGATGTCCGAGGGTCCAGGCACGGCTCCGGCGTCCCAGCGCGAGGAGGATCTCGCAGAGATGATCCGGAAGGCCCAGGAAAACCCGGGAGTCAGGGAAGTGATGGAGGTCTACTCGCGCGCCCAAGCGACGCTGACGCAGGCGCAGCCGTACCTCCGAGCGGGTGACCGATCCATCCAGTCGGTGAGCGATCGAACATCGGGATAGGCGACCTCGCCATGCCAACATGGAGCGGCATCCTCAACGAGCTTCTGAATACGCGAGCCCCATCAGGTCAGCCTGACTTCGATGGGGTTCGGCGCAAGTATCTCGCCAGCCTGCACGCCCACACCGGTCGCAGCGTCATCCTCTACGCCACGAAGTGGACGCAGGGGGCGACCAACGTTGATCCGGATACGATTTCCATCAACGATGAGGACCTTCAGGGGTTGATGGAGGTCATTCACGGCCTCCCCGACGCCCCGCTCGACCTCATCGTGCACAGTCCCGGTGGGTCGGCTGAAGCCACGGAGATGGTCGTCCAGTACCTGCGCTCCAAGTTCTCGCACATCCGGGCGATCATCCCGCAGGCAGCGATGTCAGCTGCGACGATGCTGGTCTGTGCCGCCGACGAGATTGTCATGGGCAAGCACTCCGCCCTCGGGCCGATTGACCCGCAGTTCATCATCGGCGGTCCATTCGGCCGGAGCTCCGTGCCCGCGCAGGCGATCCTCGACCAGTTCGACCTAGCCCGGGAGGAGTGCAAGGATCCGGCCAAGCTCGGCGCTTGGCTCCCGATGCTGAGCCAGTACGGTCCCGCGCTCCTCAAGCAGTGCGAGAACGCGCTCGCCCTCGCCGAGGACCTCGTCGCCGAGTGGCTGGCGCGGTGGATGTTCAAGGGAAAGTTGGACGCCGAAACGATTGCGCGGTCCATCGCCGGGCAGCTGCGCGACCACGGCAGCTTCAAGAGTCACGGCCGCCACATTACGCGAGATAAAGCGCAGGCGATGGGGCTTGCGATCGTGCCTCTGGAAGCCGATCAGCAGTTTCAGGATCTGGCGCTGTCGGTGTTTCACGCCACGACGCACACGTTCGGTGCTACCGCGTGCGTCAAGATCATCGAGAACCACTTGGGCAAGGCCTTCGTGAAACTCCAGCAAGCGATACAGGTTCCGATCATGATGCCGCAGGCACCGCAGCCTGTGGCACCTGTCCCTCAGGGGCCGTGAACAGTGTCGGGGAGATCGGTGTGGTCATAGGGTCTCGCAACTATGTCAGACTCATGCCGGAGTCGTCCATTGGGCGGGGCCGGCCGTGTTGTGGGCTGTCAACAATTGCCTGACGCTGCGCCGGGCGGCGCGACATCTTGGCGTCGAGCGTGATCAGAAACCAGCCGCTCTCCTTGATGCCTGCGAATATCACCTCGTCCGTCGCAGCAGCACCGAATTCATTGGGTGAATGGCGAAACTGACAGTCTTCCTGGTCGAGGGCCTGCAGCGCGCGCGCGAGCTGTGGCGGGAAGTTCGCGTCCAGCAGGAAGATCAAGCGGCGTGAGCGAGCTGGGCCTCGAAATCGATCGCGGCGCCCACTTGGGCCGACGTGAGCTCGAACGCCCGCCCCACCGTTCTGGCGGGGTTCCCCGAGGCGTAGAGGGCCAGGATGTCGGTACGGATCCGGGTGCCGACGAGGACTGGCGCACCGAACGAGATGTGGGGATCCAGGACGATCGGCACGTCGCGCCCGCACGGGAACCAACGCTCCGCCAGCGAGGTCGTCGCGTCGAAATCGATCTCCTCCACGTAGTGCGCGAGTATTCTCCCCGCGATCAGCTGGAGCGTCGCGCGCCTACCGCTCACTTGCAGCAAGTCAGGCTGCGACTCTACTGCCGAGACGCCGACGAAGACCTGCTCGTGATCGGTGAAGACCCGCCGGTCCGCGAACGGATGAGCGGTGC harbors:
- a CDS encoding DUF5615 family PIN-like protein, with the translated sequence MIFLLDANFPPQLARALQALDQEDCQFRHSPNEFGAAATDEVIFAGIKESGWFLITLDAKMSRRPAQRQAIVDSPQHGRPRPMDDSGMSLT
- a CDS encoding DUF433 domain-containing protein; the protein is MRGYTYWLKSGRSPRRTRQPPVVRTDLPTIDDTVSLSFLELMELRVVMGFVNKGVPLQRVRVAARRIGELFGTAHPFADRRVFTDHEQVFVGVSAVESQPDLLQVSGRRATLQLIAGRILAHYVEEIDFDATTSLAERWFPCGRDVPIVLDPHISFGAPVLVGTRIRTDILALYASGNPARTVGRAFELTSAQVGAAIDFEAQLAHAA